The following are from one region of the Staphylococcus argenteus genome:
- a CDS encoding CAP-associated domain-containing protein: protein MKKLVIRVIGVLFLVGFLIYLFYSPRLKFDVLENPNKGNKVNRTDQIKKANNNAENPKPKDGVGTWVGKDIKILTSKFGQADRVYPFRDGYKNYVFKNKDSYYIVSVKKDKIVSVYATGDKVDVSPLKIGQHSAEIFNHTSINPEPSFTVNGKKYEFELSDEDLKTQTLIKYGDIYAQVYSDQQSKKVLSVRFLTKEMLADIEPYQLNSNSTGGEHNKRPYEQNPNQLISLYEVTNEMRKLKGLKPLKINNDLAHIASNNLYEATSNGTDSVEFTEDALRGQLDKNHVTYKTTAQNVGYAFNDVPTLIHSWMNSDIHRSRLLNSKYDEMGGDVMRDYYSLIFLEK from the coding sequence ATGAAAAAGTTAGTAATAAGAGTTATTGGTGTATTATTTTTAGTTGGATTTCTAATTTACTTATTTTATTCTCCTAGATTAAAATTTGACGTACTAGAGAATCCGAACAAAGGTAATAAAGTAAATAGAACAGATCAAATTAAGAAGGCAAATAACAATGCTGAAAATCCTAAACCTAAAGATGGCGTTGGTACATGGGTAGGAAAAGATATTAAAATACTTACGTCAAAATTTGGACAGGCAGATAGAGTATATCCATTTCGTGATGGTTACAAAAATTATGTTTTTAAAAATAAAGACAGTTATTATATTGTTTCAGTAAAAAAAGATAAAATAGTTTCAGTGTATGCGACAGGTGACAAAGTAGATGTCAGTCCGTTGAAAATCGGTCAGCATTCTGCAGAGATATTTAATCATACGAGCATTAATCCTGAACCTTCGTTTACAGTGAATGGAAAAAAATATGAATTTGAATTGTCAGATGAAGATTTAAAAACACAAACATTAATTAAATATGGCGATATTTATGCGCAAGTATATTCTGATCAACAATCAAAAAAAGTGTTAAGTGTAAGATTTTTAACAAAAGAAATGTTGGCAGATATTGAACCGTATCAATTAAATTCAAATTCTACTGGTGGGGAACATAATAAACGTCCATATGAACAAAATCCAAATCAGTTAATATCACTATACGAAGTAACAAATGAAATGAGAAAGTTAAAAGGATTGAAACCTTTAAAAATTAATAATGATTTAGCTCATATTGCTTCAAATAACTTATATGAGGCTACATCAAATGGGACAGATAGTGTTGAATTTACTGAAGATGCTTTAAGAGGGCAATTAGATAAAAATCATGTTACTTATAAAACGACGGCACAAAATGTAGGCTATGCATTTAATGATGTGCCAACGTTAATTCATAGTTGGATGAATTCAGATATACATCGATCTCGTCTTTTAAATTCAAAATATGATGAGATGGGTGGAGACGTAATGAGAGATTATTATTCACTAATTTTCTTAGAAAAATAA
- a CDS encoding YceD family protein, translating into MKWSITQLRKYQGKPFEFDQTVSFDNLKESLDLIDLSPITIRGQLTIKSTEVVADIHIIGTYTMPCARTLVPVEVPLDVTTTEVFDLEGYNQYSDDQDDVDEHYHIVKDGMVNVKDIVEEIIIIEKPMRAYSEQSDQMLTAGNGWEVIDEDQLDELAKQQEQDDSESRQVDPRLQKLQQLYDKEQ; encoded by the coding sequence ATGAAATGGTCAATTACGCAATTAAGAAAATATCAAGGTAAGCCATTTGAATTTGATCAAACGGTGAGTTTTGACAATTTAAAAGAATCATTAGATTTAATTGATTTATCTCCAATTACTATCCGAGGTCAGTTAACCATTAAGTCAACAGAAGTCGTTGCTGATATTCACATTATTGGGACGTATACAATGCCATGCGCACGTACACTTGTACCAGTTGAAGTACCACTAGATGTAACTACTACCGAAGTATTTGATCTAGAAGGTTACAATCAATATAGTGATGATCAAGATGATGTAGATGAACATTATCACATTGTAAAAGACGGTATGGTTAATGTTAAAGATATTGTTGAGGAAATTATCATCATTGAGAAACCAATGAGAGCATATTCAGAACAAAGTGATCAAATGTTGACAGCAGGTAATGGTTGGGAAGTAATCGATGAGGATCAATTAGATGAACTTGCTAAGCAGCAAGAACAAGATGATTCAGAATCACGACAAGTTGATCCAAGGCTTCAAAAATTACAACAATTATATGATAAAGAGCAATAA
- the coaD gene encoding pantetheine-phosphate adenylyltransferase has product MEHTIAVIPGSFDPITYGHLDIIERSTDRFDEIHVCVLKNSKKEGTFSLEERMDLIEQSVKHLPNVKVHQFSGLLVDYCEQVGAKTIIRGLRAVSDFEYELRLTSMNKKLNNEIETLYMMSSTNYSFISSSIVKEVAAYRADISEFVPPYVEKALKKKFK; this is encoded by the coding sequence ATGGAACATACAATAGCGGTTATTCCAGGGAGTTTTGACCCCATTACATATGGTCATTTAGATATTATTGAAAGAAGTACAGACCGATTTGATGAAATTCACGTTTGTGTTCTTAAGAATAGTAAAAAAGAAGGTACGTTTAGTTTAGAGGAACGTATGGATTTAATTGAGCAATCTGTAAAGCATTTACCGAACGTCAAGGTTCATCAATTTAGTGGTTTACTAGTCGATTATTGTGAACAAGTTGGGGCTAAAACAATCATACGTGGTTTAAGAGCGGTCAGCGATTTTGAATATGAACTACGTCTAACTTCAATGAATAAAAAATTAAACAATGAAATTGAAACATTATATATGATGTCGAGTACAAATTATTCATTTATAAGTTCAAGTATTGTTAAAGAAGTTGCTGCATATCGCGCTGACATTTCTGAATTTGTACCACCTTATGTTGAAAAGGCATTGAAAAAGAAATTTAAATAA
- a CDS encoding nucleotidyltransferase, translating to MKSVGLITEYNPFHNGHHYHINQSKNIANADVSIAIMSGNFVMRGEPAIYNKFTRAKMALSAVDLVIELPTTASLSSGDYFAETAIKVANYMNVDTVAFGSESNDIETLKVLAQNIIQIEQSTAFSQKLKEGKSYPRIISELLNDHEALLNPNNLLGISYLKAIKKYAPHIKATTIKRESAQHHDASIQHNEFASGTSIRTSLINQDDLWHKVVPTKIHHLYIKPHLTLNQVFPYLKYQILAMPHESLKDIYTVTEGLENRLKAYVNDANDFHQYVQLLKTKRYTYTHIQRVLMNILLNIQTQDITNDIEAVKVLAMNERGRQYLKCLKKQFPDRHYFTNINKNNAHYFKNEIKSTHIYNAISGQQQTDFNTPVIQQYQ from the coding sequence ATGAAAAGCGTTGGCTTAATCACAGAATATAATCCCTTTCACAATGGGCATCATTATCATATTAATCAATCTAAAAATATAGCAAATGCTGACGTCTCCATAGCGATTATGAGTGGCAATTTTGTTATGCGTGGTGAACCAGCAATATACAATAAATTTACTCGCGCTAAAATGGCCTTATCAGCTGTTGATTTAGTTATCGAATTACCTACCACAGCAAGTTTATCTTCTGGCGATTATTTTGCCGAAACAGCGATTAAAGTTGCCAATTATATGAACGTTGATACAGTCGCTTTTGGAAGTGAAAGCAACGACATAGAAACATTGAAAGTATTGGCTCAAAACATTATTCAAATTGAGCAATCTACAGCATTTTCACAAAAATTAAAAGAAGGTAAAAGCTATCCTCGTATCATAAGTGAATTATTAAATGATCATGAAGCACTTTTAAATCCTAATAATTTACTTGGTATCAGTTATTTAAAAGCCATTAAAAAATATGCACCACATATTAAAGCAACGACCATTAAACGTGAAAGTGCGCAACATCATGATGCATCGATTCAACATAATGAATTTGCGAGTGGTACATCTATCCGAACATCGCTAATAAATCAAGATGACCTTTGGCATAAAGTAGTACCAACAAAGATACACCATCTATATATCAAACCACATTTAACTTTAAATCAAGTATTCCCATATTTAAAGTATCAAATTTTGGCAATGCCTCATGAATCATTAAAGGATATTTATACGGTTACTGAAGGTTTAGAAAATCGTCTAAAAGCTTACGTCAATGACGCTAATGATTTCCATCAATATGTCCAATTATTGAAAACAAAGCGCTATACGTATACGCACATTCAAAGAGTATTAATGAATATCTTATTAAATATTCAAACTCAAGATATTACAAACGATATTGAAGCCGTCAAAGTGTTGGCAATGAATGAACGTGGTAGACAATATTTAAAGTGTTTAAAAAAACAATTTCCAGACAGACATTACTTCACTAATATCAATAAAAATAATGCGCATTATTTCAAAAATGAAATCAAATCAACTCATATTTATAATGCAATTAGCGGGCAACAGCAAACAGACTTCAACACCCCCGTCATCCAACAATATCAATAA
- a CDS encoding NEAT domain-containing protein: protein MTKHYLNTKFQVEQQRTSVMKKFTIGTASIILGSFVYFGADSHNADAATEATNANSNQSTQVSQATSQPINFQVQKDGSSEKSHMDDYMQHPGKVIKQNNKYYFQAVLNNASFWKEYKFYNANNQELATTVVNDDKKADTRTINVAVQPGYKSLTTKVHIVVPQINYNHRYTTHLEFEKAIPTLADAAKPNAVKPVQPKAPSETTKPAQPKVEKVTPAVTTPSKTEKSQPTKVVSTETKKDQTNVQSSQTVKPASTTQEHNKVHTDAKNNTAVKSENNNKVASQKNSQQSDEVEKQNAVQKQAPSKETKAKELPKTGLAMVDNFVSTVTFATLALLGSLSLLVFRRKASK from the coding sequence ATGACAAAACATTATTTAAACACTAAGTTCCAAGTAGAACAACAACGTACTTCTGTAATGAAAAAATTTACAATCGGTACTGCTTCAATCATTTTAGGCTCTTTTGTATATTTTGGTGCAGATAGCCATAACGCAGATGCAGCGACTGAAGCAACAAATGCTAACAGTAATCAAAGTACACAAGTATCTCAAGCCACTTCACAACCAATCAATTTCCAAGTACAAAAAGATGGTTCTTCAGAAAAATCACACATGGATGATTATATGCAACATCCTGGTAAAGTGATTAAACAAAATAACAAATACTACTTCCAAGCTGTATTAAACAATGCATCATTTTGGAAAGAATATAAATTTTACAATGCAAATAATCAAGAACTAGCAACTACCGTTGTCAATGATGATAAAAAGGCTGACACTAGAACAATTAATGTTGCTGTACAGCCTGGATATAAGAGCTTAACGACAAAAGTACATATTGTTGTACCTCAAATTAATTACAATCACAGATATACAACACATTTAGAATTTGAAAAGGCAATTCCAACTTTAGCAGACGCTGCTAAACCAAATGCTGTTAAACCAGTTCAACCTAAAGCACCTTCTGAAACTACTAAGCCAGCTCAACCTAAAGTTGAAAAAGTTACACCTGCAGTAACTACGCCAAGTAAAACTGAAAAATCACAACCAACAAAAGTTGTAAGTACTGAAACTAAGAAAGACCAAACTAATGTACAAAGTTCTCAAACAGTAAAACCTGCATCAACAACACAAGAACATAATAAAGTTCACACAGATGCTAAAAATAATACAGCAGTTAAATCAGAAAATAATAATAAAGTTGCTAGCCAAAAAAACTCACAACAATCTGACGAAGTTGAAAAACAAAATGCAGTTCAAAAACAAGCACCTTCAAAAGAAACTAAAGCAAAAGAATTGCCAAAAACAGGTTTAGCAATGGTGGATAACTTTGTTAGCACTGTTACTTTCGCGACACTTGCCCTATTAGGTTCACTTTCATTATTAGTATTCAGAAGAAAAGCTTCTAAGTAA
- a CDS encoding glycerophosphodiester phosphodiesterase — MKKVNKKVFNLILLGAGFISSLLMINKNKVVNKKQTIPPFFKGPAPYIFAHRGGMSLRPEQTQLAFDHAKDLGVDGFETDVRLTKDQQLIVFHDATVDRTTNGSGKVSAHTLSELKKLDAGYHFKDINGNTPYRGYKHTEILTFDELLKLYPDMYINVDLKDAPDSYEGSIAPQVMYDTIAANNAFDRVLVTSFFKEQIIRFNNIAQGSVAIGASQQEVTEAFLKFYLLGGRSYTPLAQTFQMPTSFKGINLTSTNFIKWLNNMNVIPGYYGVNSIDLMQDLYQKGAHTIVTDRPDLAQQFKQTLMNS, encoded by the coding sequence ATGAAAAAAGTTAATAAAAAAGTTTTTAATTTAATACTCTTAGGTGCTGGTTTTATAAGTAGTCTTTTAATGATAAATAAAAACAAAGTTGTCAATAAAAAACAAACCATCCCCCCATTTTTCAAAGGGCCTGCACCATATATATTCGCACACCGTGGTGGTATGTCTTTAAGACCTGAACAAACACAACTTGCATTCGATCACGCCAAAGATTTAGGTGTTGATGGATTTGAAACCGATGTAAGGCTTACGAAAGATCAACAACTCATTGTATTTCATGATGCTACAGTTGATAGAACAACTAACGGATCTGGTAAAGTAAGTGCACATACATTATCTGAGTTAAAAAAACTAGACGCTGGATACCATTTTAAAGATATTAATGGAAATACACCTTATCGTGGTTATAAGCATACAGAAATATTAACCTTCGATGAATTATTAAAGTTATATCCTGACATGTATATTAATGTGGACTTAAAAGATGCACCAGACTCTTACGAAGGTTCCATTGCCCCTCAAGTAATGTACGATACAATTGCTGCAAATAATGCCTTTGATCGTGTTTTAGTAACAAGCTTTTTTAAAGAACAAATTATAAGGTTTAATAATATAGCACAAGGTTCTGTTGCAATCGGTGCAAGCCAACAAGAAGTGACGGAAGCATTTTTAAAATTTTATTTATTAGGCGGTAGAAGTTATACACCGTTAGCTCAAACATTCCAAATGCCAACATCCTTTAAAGGAATAAATTTAACTTCTACTAATTTTATTAAATGGTTGAATAATATGAATGTGATTCCTGGTTATTACGGTGTGAATAGTATTGACTTGATGCAAGATTTATATCAAAAAGGCGCACATACTATCGTGACAGACCGTCCAGACTTAGCTCAACAATTCAAACAAACTTTAATGAACAGCTAA
- a CDS encoding YlbG family protein → MNLIPRTSIVVYLKHMKHERQIRKYGHIVHTNKDRKFVIMYVNEQDADQIVHKLMQLKYVRHIDGSPYKYLKKTYEKEKHEIYN, encoded by the coding sequence ATGAATTTAATCCCAAGAACAAGTATTGTAGTTTACTTAAAACATATGAAACATGAACGACAAATCCGAAAATATGGACATATCGTTCATACAAATAAAGATCGTAAATTTGTAATAATGTATGTGAATGAGCAGGATGCAGATCAAATTGTACATAAATTAATGCAACTAAAATACGTAAGACACATTGACGGCTCGCCGTATAAATATTTAAAGAAAACATATGAAAAGGAAAAACACGAGATTTATAATTAA
- a CDS encoding DUF7147 family protein, whose protein sequence is MKQTFITLGEGLTDLFEFMTLIEYNHQRIDKIIYFHSPLVENAKSSVAIIMNPTSGNHFQAFYIMINAIKYTYPELNTKSKMINDCAKKYNIPVFGIDVQPPQAFHDLSLYYNYLISVLRLQNWIPKLQ, encoded by the coding sequence ATGAAACAAACATTCATTACACTTGGCGAAGGGCTAACTGATTTATTTGAGTTTATGACATTGATTGAGTATAACCATCAACGCATTGATAAAATTATCTATTTTCATTCGCCACTAGTTGAAAATGCTAAATCATCTGTAGCTATCATTATGAATCCAACAAGTGGTAATCATTTTCAAGCATTTTATATTATGATAAATGCAATTAAATACACATATCCAGAATTAAATACAAAATCTAAAATGATTAATGACTGTGCAAAGAAATACAATATACCCGTATTTGGTATTGATGTACAGCCACCACAAGCATTTCACGACTTATCATTATATTATAATTATTTAATTAGTGTATTAAGACTCCAAAATTGGATACCTAAATTACAATAA
- the cyoE gene encoding heme o synthase, with product MSKEHTLSQNISRVNFKELQQIIKMGLVQGNLIPAFAGAWLVVVMTNHSFLSSIPQILLMLLGSTLIMGGACALNNYYDQDIDRIMPSKQNRPTVNNRISDKNLLLLSFGMMLVGEICLFLLNIPSGVLGLMGIVGYVSYYSIWSKRHTTWNTVVGSFPGAVPPLIGWVAIEGQISLTAIALFLVVFCWQPIHFYALAIKRKDEYALANIPMLPSVKGFKRTRVSMFVWLIILLPVPLLLLNLGVVFVVLATLLNLGWIALGLTTFKKNSDQTKWATQMFIYSLNYLVIFFVLAVIVSLLTLI from the coding sequence ATGAGCAAAGAGCATACTTTGTCGCAAAATATTAGCAGAGTAAACTTCAAAGAATTGCAACAGATTATTAAAATGGGACTTGTTCAAGGTAACTTAATTCCAGCTTTTGCGGGCGCATGGCTAGTAGTTGTAATGACAAATCATTCCTTCTTATCATCAATACCTCAGATTTTATTAATGCTTTTAGGTTCTACTTTAATTATGGGTGGCGCGTGTGCGTTAAATAATTATTACGACCAAGATATTGATCGTATTATGCCAAGTAAACAAAATAGACCAACAGTTAATAATAGAATTTCAGATAAAAATTTATTACTATTAAGTTTTGGCATGATGTTAGTTGGAGAAATTTGTTTATTTTTATTAAATATTCCATCAGGCGTACTTGGTCTAATGGGTATTGTTGGTTATGTGTCTTATTATTCAATCTGGTCGAAAAGACATACAACTTGGAATACAGTTGTTGGGAGTTTTCCAGGTGCAGTTCCACCATTAATTGGATGGGTTGCAATTGAAGGGCAAATTAGTTTAACAGCAATTGCGCTGTTTTTAGTTGTATTTTGTTGGCAACCAATTCATTTTTATGCCTTAGCAATTAAACGTAAAGATGAATATGCACTTGCAAATATTCCAATGTTACCATCAGTTAAAGGCTTTAAACGTACGCGTGTCAGTATGTTTGTCTGGCTAATTATTTTATTGCCAGTACCTTTATTACTACTAAATTTAGGTGTCGTATTTGTAGTATTAGCTACATTGTTAAATTTAGGATGGATTGCATTAGGTTTAACAACATTTAAGAAAAATTCAGATCAAACAAAATGGGCAACACAAATGTTTATTTATTCACTAAACTATTTAGTGATCTTTTTCGTGTTAGCTGTGATTGTGTCATTACTTACATTGATCTAG
- the rpmF gene encoding 50S ribosomal protein L32 codes for MAVPKRRTSKTRKNKRRTHFKISVPGMTECPNCGEYKLSHRVCKNCGSYNGEEVAAK; via the coding sequence ATGGCAGTACCAAAAAGAAGAACTTCTAAAACTAGAAAAAACAAACGTCGTACGCATTTCAAAATTTCAGTACCAGGTATGACTGAATGCCCAAACTGTGGCGAATACAAATTATCACACCGTGTATGTAAAAACTGTGGTTCTTACAATGGCGAAGAAGTAGCAGCTAAATAA
- a CDS encoding DUF420 domain-containing protein, which translates to MGVPILPTISTTCIVISAILIAIGWRLIWKREINKHKNVMLAAAFFALTFFLIYASRTIFIGNTAFGGPASIKKYYTIFLIFHINLATIGGILGLVQIITAFKDKFNIHRKFGPFASVIWFFTAITGVAVYLLLYVLYPGGETTSLIKATFGH; encoded by the coding sequence ATGGGCGTTCCAATTTTACCAACGATTAGTACGACATGTATTGTTATTAGTGCGATTTTAATTGCTATTGGTTGGAGACTTATTTGGAAAAGGGAAATCAATAAACACAAAAATGTCATGTTAGCTGCAGCATTTTTTGCTTTAACTTTTTTCTTAATCTATGCAAGCAGAACGATATTTATTGGTAATACAGCATTTGGCGGACCGGCATCAATCAAGAAATATTATACAATTTTCTTGATTTTCCACATTAATTTAGCAACTATTGGTGGTATTTTAGGTCTAGTTCAAATAATTACTGCTTTCAAAGATAAATTTAATATACATCGTAAATTTGGACCATTTGCTTCAGTTATATGGTTCTTTACAGCAATTACAGGTGTAGCAGTTTATTTATTGTTATATGTATTATATCCAGGTGGAGAAACGACATCATTGATTAAGGCAACGTTTGGCCATTAA
- the rsmD gene encoding 16S rRNA (guanine(966)-N(2))-methyltransferase RsmD: MRVIAGKHKSKSLESMEGRNTRPTMDKVKEGIFNSLYDVSGIGLDLFAGSGALGIEALSRGMDKVIFVDQNFKAVKIIKSNLENLDLVEQSEVYKNNADRALKALSKREIQFDIIFLDPPYEKGLIDKALKQISEFNLLKENGIIVCEFSNHEEIDYQPFNMIKRYHYGLTDTMLLEKGE; the protein is encoded by the coding sequence ATGCGTGTCATTGCTGGTAAACATAAAAGTAAATCTTTAGAAAGTATGGAAGGTCGTAATACAAGACCAACTATGGACAAAGTAAAAGAGGGCATCTTTAATAGTTTATATGATGTGTCAGGTATAGGCTTGGATTTATTTGCAGGAAGCGGTGCACTGGGTATAGAAGCGCTCTCTAGAGGTATGGACAAAGTTATCTTTGTTGATCAAAATTTTAAAGCAGTTAAAATTATCAAATCAAATCTTGAAAACTTAGATTTAGTAGAACAATCTGAAGTATATAAAAACAATGCAGACCGAGCGTTAAAAGCCTTGTCGAAACGAGAAATTCAATTTGATATTATCTTTTTAGATCCACCATATGAAAAAGGTTTAATTGATAAAGCATTAAAACAAATTTCAGAGTTTAATTTATTGAAAGAAAATGGTATCATCGTTTGTGAATTTAGTAATCACGAAGAAATTGACTATCAACCGTTTAACATGATTAAACGTTACCATTATGGTTTGACAGATACAATGTTATTAGAAAAGGGAGAATAG
- a CDS encoding NEAT domain-containing protein, whose protein sequence is MNKQQKEFKSFYSIRKSTLGVASVAISTLFLMMSNGEAQAAEESANINAQSQPKTEAVANPTSSPSENKASEKATETVTKKTPVAEAVSVSNKEAAPINEAKEVKEEKPVAKANNNAVAIDNQELREAIKNPAIKDKDHSATNSRPIDFEMKKENGERQFYHYASTVKPAKVIFDKNKTEIELGLQSGQFWRKFEIYEGDKKLPIKLVSYDTVKDYAYIRFPVSNGTKAVKIVSSIDFNNKEEKYDYTLMEFAQPITNKASDFKNDEDYKTEKLLAPYNKAKTLERQIYELKKIQDKLPEKLKAEYKKKLEDTQKALDEQMKSAVTEFQNVQPTNEKLTDLQDTKYVVYESVENNESMMDTFVKHPIKTGMLNGKKYMIMETTNDDYWKDFIVEGQRVKTISKDAKNNTRTIIFPYVDGKTLYNAIVKVHVKTIDYDGQYHVRIVDKEAFTKANAEKSNKKEQKDNSAQKAPVPATPEKTTPAPAEKEASKQNNKKVEKDKAPSVEKESGESKESSKAETPATKPDNSTVESSSTKPSKVVSTTQNVAKPASTTSESPKNVTQTSVGSSEVKEASQPSASLQKSSLKDVNTAQSSTKQNSNVAKENKAQTLPNTGEESNKDMTLPLMALIALSSIVAFVLPRKRKN, encoded by the coding sequence ATGAACAAACAGCAAAAAGAATTTAAATCATTTTATTCGATCAGAAAATCAACACTTGGTGTCGCTTCAGTAGCAATTAGTACACTATTTTTAATGATGTCGAATGGAGAAGCTCAAGCAGCCGAAGAATCAGCGAATATAAATGCACAATCTCAACCAAAAACTGAGGCAGTTGCAAACCCTACTTCATCACCATCTGAAAACAAAGCTTCTGAGAAAGCCACTGAAACAGTGACTAAAAAAACACCAGTTGCAGAAGCAGTTTCAGTTTCAAATAAAGAAGCTGCCCCTATTAATGAGGCAAAAGAAGTAAAAGAAGAAAAACCAGTTGCTAAAGCAAATAACAATGCAGTTGCAATTGATAATCAGGAACTTAGAGAAGCAATTAAAAATCCTGCAATAAAAGATAAAGATCATAGTGCTACCAATTCTCGACCAATTGATTTTGAGATGAAAAAAGAAAATGGTGAGCGACAATTTTATCATTATGCAAGTACCGTTAAACCAGCAAAAGTTATTTTCGATAAAAATAAAACTGAAATTGAATTAGGATTGCAATCTGGGCAATTTTGGAGAAAATTCGAAATTTATGAAGGCGACAAGAAATTACCAATTAAATTAGTATCATATGATACGGTTAAAGATTATGCTTACATTCGCTTCCCTGTTTCAAACGGTACAAAAGCTGTGAAAATTGTAAGCTCTATTGATTTTAATAATAAAGAAGAAAAATATGACTATACATTAATGGAATTCGCTCAACCGATTACAAATAAAGCTAGCGATTTCAAAAATGATGAAGATTATAAAACAGAAAAATTACTAGCGCCATATAACAAAGCTAAAACACTTGAGAGACAAATTTATGAGTTAAAGAAAATCCAAGATAAACTTCCTGAAAAATTAAAAGCTGAATACAAGAAGAAGTTAGAAGATACTCAAAAAGCTCTTGATGAACAAATGAAATCAGCTGTAACAGAATTTCAAAATGTTCAACCGACTAATGAGAAACTAACTGATTTACAAGATACAAAATATGTTGTTTATGAAAGTGTAGAGAATAACGAGTCAATGATGGATACTTTCGTTAAACACCCTATTAAAACGGGTATGCTTAATGGCAAAAAATATATGATAATGGAGACTACTAACGATGATTATTGGAAAGATTTCATTGTAGAAGGTCAACGTGTTAAAACAATTAGCAAAGATGCTAAAAATAATACGAGAACAATCATATTCCCATATGTTGATGGTAAAACATTATATAACGCTATCGTAAAAGTACATGTTAAAACGATTGATTATGATGGACAATATCATGTTAGAATCGTTGACAAAGAAGCATTTACAAAAGCCAATGCTGAAAAGTCTAACAAAAAAGAACAAAAAGATAACTCAGCTCAAAAAGCGCCTGTTCCAGCAACGCCAGAAAAAACAACTCCAGCACCAGCTGAAAAAGAAGCATCAAAACAAAACAACAAAAAAGTTGAGAAAGACAAAGCACCGAGTGTTGAGAAAGAGAGTGGCGAATCTAAAGAATCAAGTAAAGCTGAAACACCAGCAACTAAACCAGATAATAGTACAGTAGAGTCAAGTAGTACTAAACCTTCTAAAGTAGTATCGACTACTCAAAATGTTGCTAAGCCCGCTTCTACAACTTCAGAATCACCGAAAAATGTAACTCAAACATCAGTTGGTTCAAGTGAAGTTAAAGAAGCATCTCAGCCAAGCGCTTCTCTTCAAAAATCAAGCTTAAAAGATGTCAATACTGCACAATCATCGACGAAACAAAATAGTAATGTTGCTAAAGAAAACAAAGCACAGACATTACCTAATACAGGTGAAGAATCAAATAAAGATATGACTTTACCATTGATGGCATTAATAGCTTTAAGCAGTATTGTTGCATTTGTTCTACCTCGAAAACGTAAAAACTAA
- a CDS encoding YlbF family regulator, translated as MINEASLAILDDIDGLADMIVESDIYASFEQAKFALEQNDEAHLLYQSFLKSKEKYDDVMRFGKYHPDYKQIMLETRQRKRAYEMLEVVMQYKAREMELQHLIDEVVTKIAYAVSDHVKIETGNPFFQTTHGGCASGGSCNCSL; from the coding sequence ATGATAAATGAAGCTTCATTGGCAATACTAGATGATATTGATGGACTTGCCGATATGATTGTTGAATCTGATATATATGCGTCTTTTGAACAAGCTAAATTCGCACTTGAACAAAATGATGAAGCACATCTACTTTATCAATCATTTTTGAAATCAAAAGAGAAATATGATGATGTGATGCGTTTTGGGAAATATCATCCAGATTATAAACAGATTATGTTAGAAACAAGGCAACGTAAAAGGGCTTACGAAATGTTAGAGGTTGTTATGCAATATAAAGCTAGAGAGATGGAACTTCAACATTTAATTGATGAAGTTGTTACTAAAATTGCATACGCCGTGTCGGATCATGTGAAAATAGAAACAGGCAATCCATTTTTTCAAACCACACATGGTGGTTGTGCATCGGGTGGATCATGCAATTGTTCATTATAA